The following coding sequences are from one Cystobacter fuscus DSM 2262 window:
- the truD gene encoding tRNA pseudouridine(13) synthase TruD encodes MVAAERPRLTQDVPGCGGGFKLVPEDFEVEELPAYLPSGEGEHLYLWLEKRGRDTREVVKALAAALAVDEGEVGVAGMKDRQAITRQLLSVPARAEARLPGFALEGVSVLWSKRHGNKLRTGHLRGNRFRLRLRDVRDVGAARETLARLEARGLPNYFGDQRFGREGDNADFGRLLVLGQRLPRRPDKFQRKLYLSAFQSRLFNRALVERLRAGTFDTALAGDVLRREDSGGLFVCEAPEVDAPRVAAFEVSPAGPLFGPKMTAAAHAVAEAEARLLADEGVTLEDFRRGGDETQGGRRPYRVRLGGVSLEVEGADLRLAFELPKGSYATEVLHELLKDG; translated from the coding sequence ATGGTGGCCGCCGAGCGGCCCCGGTTGACCCAGGACGTTCCCGGGTGTGGCGGCGGCTTCAAGCTCGTCCCCGAGGACTTCGAGGTGGAGGAGCTCCCCGCGTACCTGCCCTCGGGGGAGGGGGAGCACCTCTACCTGTGGCTGGAGAAGCGGGGCCGTGACACCCGCGAGGTGGTCAAAGCCCTGGCGGCCGCCCTGGCGGTGGACGAGGGCGAGGTGGGCGTGGCGGGGATGAAGGACCGGCAGGCCATCACCCGGCAACTGCTCTCCGTGCCCGCGAGGGCCGAGGCGCGTCTGCCCGGCTTCGCGCTGGAGGGCGTGAGCGTCCTGTGGAGCAAGCGTCACGGCAACAAGCTGCGCACCGGGCACCTGCGCGGAAACCGCTTCCGGCTGCGCCTGCGTGACGTGCGGGACGTGGGCGCGGCGCGCGAGACGCTCGCCCGGCTGGAGGCGCGCGGCCTGCCCAACTACTTCGGGGATCAGCGCTTCGGCCGCGAGGGCGACAACGCGGATTTCGGCCGCCTGTTGGTGCTCGGCCAGCGGCTGCCGCGCCGCCCCGACAAGTTCCAGCGCAAGCTCTACCTGTCCGCCTTCCAGTCCCGCCTGTTCAACCGGGCCCTGGTGGAGCGGCTGCGCGCGGGCACCTTCGACACGGCGCTCGCGGGCGACGTGCTGCGCCGCGAGGACTCGGGGGGCCTCTTCGTGTGCGAGGCCCCCGAGGTGGACGCTCCCCGCGTGGCCGCCTTCGAGGTGAGCCCCGCCGGTCCGCTCTTCGGGCCGAAGATGACCGCGGCGGCCCACGCGGTGGCCGAGGCGGAGGCGAGGCTGCTCGCGGACGAGGGCGTGACGTTGGAGGACTTCCGGCGCGGGGGCGACGAGACCCAGGGCGGGCGCAGGCCCTACCGGGTGCGGCTCGGTGGCGTGTCCCTGGAGGTGGAGGGCGCGGACCTGCGGCTCGCGTTCGAGCTGCCCAAGGGCTCCTACGCCACCGAGGTCCTCCACGAGCTGCTCAAGGACGGCTGA
- a CDS encoding DUF4388 domain-containing protein produces the protein MSARFRIEGSQLVPDERPGVSPPSPSGLAGRAGSYILQPTSPDLLVFSRSPAEGGSLPTPRVVLSGDASGFPLSDLIAFLSQSRWSGIVRVQAPSGERSVVMREGEVRGATSDVAADRLGEVLVRLGYVDRAQLEAVLREQPPSKIGRTLVERGLLQAHDLFRCVTHQVSEIFHSIVLCREGSFFLVDQPVEDKLGHNIQLSTQSLLMDSIRKIDELAHFRKRIPHSRLYVLRKGPTFAKLEPDEDRVLGLVDGRRTLLELGQASRLSEFDVTKVVYGLLEGGFVSLSDKALGSPVPSMSGLPTVRPRSIMGIPVVRPSSTGIPAVRMSQSGIRAITAHQEPPPVVAVSEVVSVFNRIFREIATEVAKQGLAREFIASANAALSGQALSSSPVLAGLSFAADGSLSETKLREAYDQHRGSMGSEPVAAFRQALSDVMFFLLFQAGELLESRADEDLARRVKDMLSTLGGG, from the coding sequence ATGAGCGCGCGCTTCCGCATCGAGGGCTCCCAGCTCGTCCCCGACGAGCGGCCCGGTGTGTCCCCGCCGTCGCCGTCCGGACTGGCGGGCCGCGCGGGCTCCTACATCCTGCAGCCCACCTCTCCGGATCTGCTCGTCTTCTCGCGCTCGCCCGCGGAGGGGGGCTCGCTGCCCACCCCGCGCGTGGTGCTCTCCGGGGACGCGTCCGGCTTTCCGCTGTCCGACCTCATCGCCTTCCTCAGCCAGTCGCGCTGGAGCGGCATCGTGCGGGTGCAGGCCCCCAGCGGTGAGCGCTCGGTGGTGATGCGCGAGGGCGAGGTGCGTGGGGCCACCTCGGACGTGGCGGCGGACCGGCTCGGCGAGGTGCTCGTGCGCCTGGGCTACGTGGACCGCGCCCAACTCGAGGCCGTGCTGCGCGAGCAGCCTCCCTCCAAGATTGGCCGCACCCTGGTGGAGCGCGGCCTGTTGCAGGCGCATGATCTCTTCCGGTGCGTCACGCACCAGGTGAGCGAGATCTTCCACTCCATCGTCCTGTGCCGCGAGGGCAGCTTCTTCCTCGTGGACCAGCCGGTGGAGGACAAGCTCGGCCACAACATCCAGCTGTCCACGCAGAGCCTGCTCATGGACAGCATCCGGAAGATCGACGAGCTGGCGCACTTCCGCAAACGCATCCCCCACAGCCGCCTGTACGTGCTGCGCAAGGGGCCGACGTTCGCCAAGCTGGAGCCGGACGAGGACAGGGTGCTGGGGCTGGTGGACGGGCGCCGCACGCTGCTGGAGCTGGGGCAGGCCAGCCGCCTGTCCGAGTTCGACGTCACCAAGGTCGTCTATGGCCTGCTGGAGGGCGGCTTCGTGAGCCTGTCCGACAAGGCCCTGGGCAGTCCGGTGCCGTCGATGTCGGGGCTGCCGACGGTGCGCCCGCGCAGCATCATGGGCATCCCCGTGGTGCGCCCCTCCTCCACGGGCATTCCGGCGGTGCGCATGAGCCAGTCCGGCATCCGCGCCATCACCGCGCACCAGGAGCCACCCCCGGTGGTGGCCGTGAGCGAGGTGGTGAGCGTCTTCAACCGCATCTTCCGGGAGATCGCCACCGAGGTGGCCAAGCAGGGCCTGGCGCGCGAGTTCATCGCCTCGGCCAACGCCGCGCTGTCGGGTCAGGCGCTGTCGTCCTCGCCGGTGCTGGCGGGGCTGTCCTTCGCCGCGGATGGCAGCCTGTCGGAGACGAAGCTGCGCGAGGCGTACGATCAGCACCGCGGCTCGATGGGCTCGGAGCCGGTGGCCGCCTTCCGCCAGGCGCTCAGCGACGTGATGTTCTTCCTCCTCTTCCAGGCCGGAGAGCTGCTCGAGTCGCGCGCCGACGAGGATCTCGCCCGGCGCGTGAAGGACATGCTCTCCACGCTGGGAGGTGGGTGA
- a CDS encoding DsbA family protein, with protein MDFSVLSPAAQHELATVLSDEFCYCGCPHTLGQCLKGHTSCQHAKRMTRLAARQAAAGVPATDIIVALSEYYASFRAPRQKFEVDPRMCMGDAKAPVTLVEFSDFECPYCGKARPVLEAFAKKNATKVRFCNVPYPLPMHANAVPAGQAVLWARDQGKYWEMHDAIFENAHRLSTATLVELANKLGLKGAELQKALQAGTYAQELEKYKSMGTRANVRGTPSLFFNGRFNDLKLGLTEDMLSHALEDETTWRANNNAWAAD; from the coding sequence ATGGACTTCTCCGTGCTGTCGCCCGCGGCCCAGCACGAGCTGGCCACGGTGCTCTCGGATGAATTCTGCTACTGCGGCTGCCCCCATACGCTGGGCCAGTGCCTCAAGGGGCATACCAGCTGCCAGCATGCCAAGCGCATGACGCGGCTCGCCGCCCGGCAGGCCGCCGCGGGCGTGCCGGCCACCGACATCATCGTCGCGCTCTCCGAGTACTACGCCTCCTTCCGCGCGCCCCGGCAGAAGTTCGAGGTGGACCCGCGCATGTGCATGGGGGACGCCAAGGCCCCGGTGACGCTGGTGGAGTTCTCCGACTTCGAGTGCCCCTACTGCGGCAAGGCCCGGCCGGTGCTCGAGGCCTTCGCGAAGAAGAACGCCACCAAGGTGCGCTTCTGTAACGTGCCCTATCCGCTGCCCATGCACGCCAACGCGGTGCCCGCCGGCCAGGCGGTGCTGTGGGCGCGAGACCAGGGCAAGTACTGGGAGATGCACGACGCGATCTTCGAGAACGCCCACCGCCTGTCCACCGCGACGCTCGTGGAGCTGGCCAACAAGCTCGGCCTCAAGGGCGCCGAGCTGCAGAAGGCGCTCCAGGCGGGCACCTACGCCCAGGAGCTGGAGAAGTACAAGTCGATGGGCACGCGCGCCAACGTCCGCGGCACGCCCAGCCTCTTCTTCAACGGCCGCTTCAACGACCTGAAGCTGGGCCTCACCGAGGACATGCTCTCGCACGCCCTCGAGGACGAGACGACGTGGCGCGCCAACAACAACGCGTGGGCCGCGGACTGA
- a CDS encoding asparaginase, with the protein MPRLLLLHTGGTLGMAGGRPSALRPAAFFKTLKSRCPELFQLADIELELFCNLDSSEMQPALWSRLATHLHRRLPDFDGAVVTHGTDTLAYTASALSFMLPGLDKPVVMTGSQRPLGEVRSDARLNLIDAVLSALQGPPEVSICFDSHLYRGNRARKVKVAEYDAFDSPNYPLLGTLGVEALFAPGLRQKGPRRLRERLESRVFLLKVFPGLDPALPLALLPQVRGLVLEAYGAGNYPLDPTLGHSLLPLFREARARDVPVVVVSQAHRNGVDLSLYESGAAALAEGALSGGDMTPSAALVKLMQGLAYHQDKEARARFIQTPIVGEMTDRPSNVHGTPAKKSRRAR; encoded by the coding sequence ATGCCCAGACTCCTCCTGCTGCACACGGGCGGCACGTTGGGGATGGCCGGAGGCCGGCCGTCCGCGCTGCGCCCCGCCGCCTTCTTCAAGACGCTCAAGTCCCGCTGCCCTGAACTCTTCCAGCTCGCCGATATCGAGCTGGAACTCTTCTGCAACCTGGACAGCTCGGAGATGCAGCCCGCGCTGTGGAGCCGACTCGCCACGCACCTGCACCGTCGGCTGCCCGACTTCGATGGCGCCGTGGTGACCCATGGCACCGACACGCTCGCCTACACGGCCAGCGCCCTCTCCTTCATGCTGCCCGGCCTGGACAAGCCCGTGGTGATGACGGGCTCGCAGCGGCCGCTGGGCGAGGTGCGCTCGGACGCGCGGCTCAACCTCATCGACGCGGTGCTCTCCGCCCTGCAGGGTCCACCCGAGGTGAGCATCTGCTTCGACTCCCATCTCTACCGCGGCAACCGCGCCCGCAAGGTGAAGGTGGCCGAGTACGACGCCTTCGACAGCCCCAACTACCCCCTGCTCGGCACGCTTGGAGTGGAGGCCCTCTTCGCCCCTGGTCTCAGGCAGAAGGGCCCCCGGCGCCTGCGCGAGCGGCTCGAGTCGCGCGTCTTCCTCCTCAAGGTCTTCCCCGGGCTGGATCCCGCGCTGCCCCTGGCGCTCCTGCCCCAGGTGCGCGGTCTGGTGCTGGAAGCCTATGGCGCGGGCAACTACCCCCTGGATCCCACGCTCGGCCATTCCCTGCTGCCGCTGTTCCGCGAGGCGCGCGCGCGGGACGTGCCGGTGGTGGTGGTGAGCCAGGCCCACCGCAACGGCGTGGACCTCTCCCTCTATGAATCCGGCGCGGCGGCACTCGCCGAGGGGGCGCTGAGCGGGGGAGACATGACGCCCTCGGCGGCGCTCGTGAAGCTCATGCAGGGGCTCGCCTACCACCAGGACAAGGAGGCGCGGGCCCGGTTCATCCAGACGCCGATTGTCGGCGAGATGACCGATCGCCCCTCGAATGTTCACGGGACTCCGGCCAAAAAGTCGAGACGCGCCCGTTAA
- a CDS encoding GGDEF domain-containing protein, which translates to MSDEKTAVHSISDLLGAAAPQQSAYLIVISAKSASGIGRMFKLDRSETVLGRSVEAQFQVEDDGISRKHAKVVSLGDGRFQLVDLGSTNGTFLNGLKVSAAPLYDGDKIQIGSNTVLKFSIQDQLEEAYQRSIYESATRDGLTRLYNKKYFMETLRKEFSYCLRHRVALSLVMFDVDHFKKINDVYGHPAGDYVLTRIAQRVSDTVRTEDLFARYGGEEFALMLRESAEEQAMSCAERCRAAVDRTDFIFSGTPIKVTISLGVATLHDSDYAQAEDIIAAADKYLYRAKRAGRNRVDGKAVSGS; encoded by the coding sequence ATGTCCGACGAGAAGACCGCCGTCCATTCCATCTCGGACCTGCTGGGAGCCGCCGCGCCACAGCAGAGCGCGTATCTCATCGTGATCAGCGCGAAGTCGGCCTCCGGCATCGGGCGGATGTTCAAGCTGGATCGCTCCGAGACGGTGCTCGGCCGTAGCGTGGAGGCGCAGTTCCAGGTCGAGGACGATGGCATCTCGCGCAAGCACGCCAAGGTGGTGTCGCTCGGGGATGGCCGCTTCCAGCTCGTGGACCTGGGCAGCACCAACGGCACGTTCCTCAACGGCCTGAAGGTGAGCGCCGCGCCGCTCTACGATGGGGACAAGATCCAGATCGGCTCCAACACGGTGCTCAAGTTCTCCATCCAGGATCAGCTGGAGGAGGCCTACCAGCGCAGCATCTACGAGTCGGCCACGCGCGATGGACTCACGCGCCTGTACAACAAGAAGTACTTCATGGAGACCTTGCGCAAGGAGTTCTCCTACTGCCTGCGCCACCGGGTGGCCCTGTCGCTGGTGATGTTCGACGTGGACCACTTCAAGAAGATCAACGACGTGTACGGGCACCCGGCGGGCGACTACGTGCTCACGCGCATCGCGCAGCGGGTGAGCGACACGGTGCGCACCGAGGACCTGTTCGCGCGCTACGGCGGCGAGGAGTTCGCCCTCATGCTGCGCGAGTCCGCCGAGGAGCAGGCCATGTCGTGCGCCGAGCGCTGCCGCGCGGCGGTGGACCGCACGGACTTCATCTTCAGCGGCACCCCCATCAAGGTGACCATCAGCCTGGGGGTGGCCACGCTGCACGACTCGGACTACGCCCAGGCCGAGGACATCATCGCCGCGGCGGACAAGTACCTCTACCGGGCCAAGCGCGCCGGCCGCAACCGCGTGGACGGCAAGGCCGTCAGCGGCTCCTGA
- a CDS encoding GGDEF domain-containing protein, translating into MKVTRAIVVEPRTAGRRKLKEGLEKAGLEVSAAAEWGEEEGRAQVVVLGPSVEEPAKVARQVRARLPGALVLLAREEPGKAPGFADGVLPLPVSAKDLQVRLPELVKLRTLSRGAPARKGRSAGVAEVVRLPSEGLLDPLTQFYAFPHFKDLVFVEVKRSRRYGLPLALALVAFDALPVQVDRHLREQLHGGLALAIRRSLRDTDFPVQYSADRVLLLLPHTDLAGAQTVARRVCERVARSSLAFDDQVLRPTVSVGLSALAPGRDESFSDMVRQAQRSLDAARAAGGNRVEMLAETAGPEAGA; encoded by the coding sequence ATGAAGGTCACACGAGCCATCGTCGTCGAGCCGCGAACCGCCGGGCGCCGCAAGCTGAAGGAGGGCCTGGAGAAGGCGGGCCTCGAGGTCTCCGCGGCGGCGGAGTGGGGCGAGGAGGAGGGCCGGGCGCAGGTGGTGGTGCTGGGGCCCTCGGTGGAGGAGCCCGCGAAGGTGGCGCGCCAGGTGCGCGCGCGGCTGCCGGGGGCGCTCGTGTTGCTCGCGCGGGAGGAGCCGGGCAAGGCGCCGGGCTTCGCCGATGGCGTGCTTCCCCTGCCGGTGTCCGCGAAGGATTTGCAGGTGCGGCTGCCGGAGTTGGTGAAGCTGCGGACGCTCTCGCGTGGCGCGCCCGCTCGCAAGGGCCGGTCCGCTGGGGTGGCCGAGGTGGTGCGGCTGCCGTCCGAGGGGTTGTTGGATCCCCTCACCCAGTTCTATGCCTTCCCACACTTCAAGGACCTCGTCTTCGTGGAGGTGAAGCGCTCGCGGCGCTATGGCCTGCCGCTGGCGCTGGCGCTGGTGGCCTTCGATGCGCTGCCGGTGCAGGTGGATCGCCACTTGCGCGAGCAGCTCCACGGCGGACTGGCGCTCGCCATCCGGCGCTCGCTGCGTGACACGGACTTCCCGGTGCAGTACTCGGCGGATCGCGTGCTGTTGCTCCTGCCGCACACGGACCTGGCCGGCGCCCAGACGGTGGCGCGCCGGGTGTGCGAGCGCGTGGCCCGCTCCAGCCTCGCCTTCGATGATCAGGTGCTGCGGCCCACCGTGTCCGTGGGGCTGTCCGCGCTCGCGCCGGGACGGGACGAGTCCTTCTCGGACATGGTGCGCCAGGCGCAGCGCTCGCTGGACGCCGCCCGGGCGGCGGGGGGCAACCGGGTGGAGATGCTCGCGGAGACGGCCGGACCCGAGGCCGGAGCCTGA
- a CDS encoding HEAT repeat domain-containing protein translates to MTASLLLLLLLSAGQPGSQGATGCWTACQRHVQDPGLRARVCRTCLTSGRAEGWLLELAEKSEPAAQAALRSALGDPNWRVRWGAVRAQAKQQGVLDRRMLADWVSDIPARDELVACVTAVRAAAATGASTASFLKDAGARGPAAAARVWEKRDAVRRALEVEVYAEDAALRGEALLHLATFLGRTPARVVLEALAQRPESADAAPASALLWVADKQNTSVGRLLLLEAKQPADQVLINRLFAVYSQELEALQKGLAAPDVASRRATVQSLRLYGPLARRELERALGDEDPGIRQIAARALAQSEGLSLTEAAGRWLRTADSEPATRRAWWEVAAADKRCDSFLLELARDTRLAPVTRGEAVARLSECEKLARRHFDEVSTFLTDAQPQVRAGAVRALAQPRSALGDGAVAAALEDAAPEVVVAALFVVGQHRQKERAEDVVALLDAASPEVRQAAIETLERLGRAQDVKPLALVLREDRVAAVRVAAARALGVLGGPFAASALSQALSKDPDSHVQHVARRGLERLGFNPP, encoded by the coding sequence GTGACTGCCTCCCTCCTGCTGCTGCTCCTCTTGTCGGCCGGTCAGCCTGGTTCCCAGGGGGCGACGGGGTGCTGGACGGCCTGCCAGCGCCACGTGCAGGACCCCGGCTTGCGCGCCCGCGTCTGCCGCACCTGCCTCACCTCGGGCCGTGCCGAGGGCTGGCTGCTGGAGCTGGCCGAGAAGTCCGAGCCCGCTGCCCAGGCGGCGCTGCGCTCGGCGCTGGGGGACCCGAACTGGCGGGTGCGTTGGGGGGCGGTACGTGCCCAGGCAAAGCAGCAGGGCGTCCTCGACCGGCGGATGCTCGCCGACTGGGTGAGCGACATCCCTGCCCGGGACGAGCTGGTCGCGTGTGTCACGGCTGTCCGGGCCGCCGCCGCCACGGGTGCTTCCACGGCGTCTTTCTTGAAGGACGCGGGCGCGCGGGGACCCGCGGCCGCCGCCCGTGTCTGGGAGAAGCGTGACGCGGTGCGGCGGGCCCTGGAGGTGGAAGTGTACGCCGAGGACGCGGCGCTCCGGGGCGAGGCGCTGCTGCACCTGGCCACCTTCCTCGGCCGGACACCCGCCCGGGTGGTGCTGGAGGCCCTGGCCCAGCGTCCCGAATCCGCCGATGCCGCCCCCGCCTCCGCGCTGCTCTGGGTGGCGGACAAGCAGAACACCTCCGTGGGCCGCCTGCTCCTGCTGGAGGCCAAACAGCCCGCGGATCAGGTCCTCATCAACCGCCTCTTCGCCGTGTACTCCCAGGAGCTGGAGGCGCTGCAGAAGGGCCTGGCCGCGCCGGATGTCGCCTCGCGGCGCGCCACCGTGCAGTCCCTGCGGCTCTATGGCCCCCTGGCGCGGCGCGAGCTGGAGCGGGCTCTGGGGGACGAGGACCCGGGCATCCGTCAGATCGCGGCGCGGGCCCTCGCCCAGTCCGAGGGCCTGTCTCTCACGGAGGCCGCGGGCCGATGGCTCCGGACGGCTGACTCCGAGCCCGCCACCCGGCGTGCCTGGTGGGAGGTGGCCGCGGCGGACAAGCGGTGTGACTCCTTCCTCCTGGAGCTGGCGCGGGACACCCGGCTCGCCCCCGTCACGCGCGGCGAGGCGGTGGCGAGGCTGTCCGAGTGCGAGAAGCTCGCCAGGCGCCACTTCGACGAGGTGTCCACCTTCCTCACGGACGCGCAGCCCCAGGTGCGCGCGGGCGCGGTGCGGGCACTCGCCCAGCCGCGCTCGGCGCTGGGGGATGGGGCCGTCGCCGCCGCGCTCGAGGATGCCGCGCCGGAGGTGGTGGTCGCGGCCCTCTTCGTGGTGGGCCAGCACCGCCAGAAGGAGCGCGCCGAGGACGTGGTGGCCCTGCTGGACGCCGCGTCCCCGGAGGTGCGGCAAGCCGCCATCGAGACCCTGGAGCGCCTGGGCCGCGCGCAGGATGTGAAGCCCCTGGCCCTCGTGCTCCGGGAGGACCGCGTGGCCGCGGTGCGCGTGGCCGCGGCGCGGGCCCTGGGTGTTCTGGGGGGTCCGTTCGCCGCCTCCGCGCTCAGTCAGGCCCTGTCCAAGGACCCCGACTCCCACGTCCAGCACGTGGCGCGGCGGGGCCTGGAGCGGCTCGGCTTCAACCCTCCCTAG
- the rpsU gene encoding 30S ribosomal protein S21, whose translation MPGIRVKDGESIESALKRFKKATEKAGILSEIRKREHYEKPSVKRKKKALAAKKRAVKKARKTY comes from the coding sequence ATGCCCGGCATTCGAGTCAAGGACGGCGAGTCCATCGAGAGCGCTCTCAAGCGCTTCAAGAAGGCCACCGAGAAGGCTGGAATTCTCTCCGAGATCCGCAAGCGCGAGCACTACGAGAAGCCTTCCGTGAAGCGGAAGAAGAAGGCTCTCGCGGCCAAGAAGCGCGCGGTGAAGAAGGCGCGCAAGACGTACTAG
- a CDS encoding GatB/YqeY domain-containing protein: MATVRERLDADLKDAMRSKNESATSVIRMIKSAVKYKEVEPGATSPLDEAGILQVIGTLIKQRRDSIEQFKAGGRADLAEKEEQEISILQKYLPQQLTPDELRAEVQAAISEAGAKSAKDMGAVMKLLTPKLQGRAEGRAISEEVKSQLSKLS, translated from the coding sequence ATGGCCACCGTCAGAGAGCGCCTCGACGCCGACCTCAAGGACGCGATGCGGTCGAAGAATGAGTCCGCGACCAGCGTCATTCGGATGATCAAGAGCGCCGTCAAGTACAAGGAAGTGGAGCCCGGAGCCACCAGCCCGCTCGACGAGGCGGGCATCCTCCAGGTGATCGGCACGCTCATCAAGCAGCGCCGCGACTCCATCGAGCAGTTCAAGGCCGGTGGCCGCGCCGACCTGGCCGAGAAGGAGGAGCAGGAGATCTCCATCCTCCAGAAGTACCTGCCCCAGCAACTCACCCCGGACGAGCTGCGCGCCGAGGTCCAGGCCGCCATCTCCGAGGCGGGTGCCAAGAGCGCCAAGGACATGGGCGCGGTGATGAAGCTGCTCACCCCCAAGCTCCAGGGCCGCGCCGAGGGCCGCGCCATCTCCGAGGAAGTGAAGAGCCAGCTGTCCAAGCTGTCCTGA
- the dnaG gene encoding DNA primase, with protein MAARASRPQGVDLVIPEHKIQEVLERVDLVSLVSRYVELKKAGREYKGRCPFHQEKTPSFYVIPEKRFYFCHGCRASGDAVAFVQRYLGKTFIDAIRDLAREVGVDLEAAQDPAARERQQLKEATDLAAEHFRALLWEEEGRQARDYLASRGISEETARAFGLGWAPDAWSSLADKLTQAGMVEWGLNAGLVNRRQKGEGYYDFFRGRLIVPIRAPEGRPIAFGARLVGSDEGPKYLNSRESRLYNKSETLFGMDQARDEIRRRKAAVLVEGYFDCIALHQEGVKHTVALCSTALTPGHLKALGRAEARELFLLLDGDQAGLAAVERLAGPLLAAGAAAKVALLPTGDDPDTFIRREGTAGLERLLNEARPLTAHVFSTVLPQGKEASFEEKMAALERLKPVSAQLPVGLVRSAFFAALSAWCGLPASELESALRSKAPPPPPTPAPRAGSSAPSGRPGPAPGRAPPPSAPAQRPPPVKPPDSLEALYVATILREPRLIARDTFRVHDELSHSGLRLVLAHATSGHGAEDALFEAPDLVKRAVEAAMRQLASLQGSALEHYFLQVCRSIMLRRIKLQLDYIGRVTGQTAGAMDLSEEAKQLFVQRMELLALKKRVEEETHLPAGTKSPMQPV; from the coding sequence ATGGCGGCCCGCGCATCCCGGCCGCAAGGGGTGGATCTCGTGATCCCCGAGCACAAGATTCAGGAAGTCCTCGAGCGGGTGGATCTGGTGAGCCTCGTCTCGCGCTACGTGGAGCTGAAGAAGGCCGGGCGCGAGTACAAGGGCCGCTGCCCCTTCCACCAGGAGAAGACCCCCTCCTTCTACGTCATCCCCGAGAAGCGCTTCTACTTCTGCCACGGGTGCCGGGCGAGCGGCGACGCCGTGGCCTTCGTCCAGCGCTACCTGGGCAAGACGTTCATCGACGCCATCCGCGACCTGGCGCGCGAGGTGGGCGTGGACCTGGAGGCCGCGCAGGACCCCGCCGCCCGGGAACGGCAGCAGCTCAAGGAGGCCACGGACCTGGCCGCCGAGCACTTCCGGGCGCTCTTGTGGGAGGAGGAAGGACGCCAGGCGCGCGACTACCTCGCCAGCCGCGGCATCTCCGAGGAGACGGCCCGGGCGTTCGGCCTCGGGTGGGCGCCGGACGCGTGGTCGTCGCTCGCGGACAAGCTCACCCAGGCGGGCATGGTGGAATGGGGCCTGAACGCGGGCCTCGTCAACCGGCGCCAGAAGGGCGAGGGCTACTACGACTTCTTCCGCGGCCGCCTCATCGTCCCCATCCGCGCCCCCGAGGGCCGCCCCATCGCCTTCGGCGCCCGGCTGGTGGGCTCGGACGAGGGCCCCAAGTACCTCAACTCCCGCGAGTCCCGGCTCTACAACAAGAGCGAGACGCTCTTCGGCATGGATCAGGCGCGCGACGAGATCCGCCGCCGCAAGGCCGCCGTGCTCGTGGAGGGCTACTTCGACTGCATCGCCCTGCACCAGGAAGGGGTGAAGCACACGGTGGCGCTCTGCTCCACCGCCCTCACCCCGGGGCACCTCAAGGCACTCGGCCGCGCCGAGGCCCGGGAGCTCTTCCTCCTGCTCGACGGCGACCAGGCAGGCCTGGCGGCAGTAGAGCGCCTGGCTGGCCCCCTGCTCGCCGCGGGAGCCGCCGCCAAGGTGGCCTTGCTGCCCACGGGGGATGATCCCGACACCTTCATCCGCCGCGAGGGCACCGCCGGCCTGGAGCGGCTGCTCAACGAGGCCCGGCCCCTCACCGCCCACGTCTTCTCCACCGTCCTGCCCCAGGGCAAGGAGGCCAGCTTCGAGGAGAAGATGGCCGCGCTCGAGCGGCTCAAGCCCGTGTCGGCGCAGCTCCCGGTGGGGCTGGTGCGCTCGGCCTTCTTCGCCGCGCTGAGCGCCTGGTGCGGCCTGCCCGCCTCCGAGCTGGAGTCCGCGCTGCGCTCCAAGGCGCCTCCCCCTCCCCCCACCCCGGCGCCCCGGGCGGGTTCGTCCGCGCCTTCCGGCCGCCCGGGCCCCGCTCCCGGCCGGGCGCCCCCTCCGAGCGCCCCCGCCCAGCGCCCCCCTCCCGTCAAACCCCCGGACTCCCTGGAGGCGCTCTACGTCGCCACCATCCTGCGCGAGCCCCGGCTCATCGCCCGCGACACCTTCCGCGTCCATGACGAGCTGTCCCACTCCGGGTTGCGGCTGGTCCTCGCCCACGCTACCTCTGGCCATGGGGCCGAGGACGCCCTGTTCGAGGCCCCCGATCTCGTGAAACGGGCCGTGGAAGCCGCCATGCGCCAGCTCGCCTCCCTGCAGGGGTCCGCCCTAGAGCACTACTTCCTCCAGGTGTGCCGCTCCATCATGCTGCGCCGGATCAAACTCCAACTGGACTACATCGGCCGCGTGACGGGTCAGACCGCCGGCGCCATGGACCTGTCGGAGGAGGCCAAACAGCTCTTCGTCCAGCGAATGGAGCTGCTGGCGCTCAAGAAACGGGTGGAGGAGGAAACCCACCTTCCTGCGGGAACAAAGTCCCCAATGCAACCGGTTTGA